AAAGCCAAGTTTAGTCTAACCAAAAATAGGTTTCTTTCTTCATTTGAGTCTCTCaccatatgttttataaaaggCTCGAGTTTCAGTGCCCAGTCTATTGCTCGCTCACACTTCTCCTCCAgatgcaaaataaaaattaccacttctaaaaaaaaagaatgaaaataaaattttaaaatattaattaagataaacaaaaaaataaagaaaattaactAACTTCATTTATATGCTAACTCcttcaaaaattcaaatcaacAAAATTGATAAACTTTATGTTAAAGTACGTCAAGATATACAAATAGTTTatacatcaaaataaaatatatgattaaactaaaattagatGGTTTAGTTATTTACCCATcgacatttaaaatttttatcgataaaatgaaatatagttATTTACTCATcgacatttaaaattttaataacagtactatattatgtttttacacaacatttttaaaaatatgtaattcAAATCATCAGTAAACTAATCAAATAGGCTTTTATGAAACAAACCTTAACAATGTTATAATctacaagatttttttaaaataaaattatccacAATAAACCAAAGTACATTATGACTCTTCATAAGTCTTTAATCTAATTCACCAATCAAAATTATAGGATCCATGCttataaaactttattaaaGCGATCAACAtacatataaacttaaaaattaaaaatgatctCACATGAgttccattaaaaaaaaaaaagatatttgatgaacaattctaataaaatatacgaaaacaTAAAATTCTAAGTAGGCTCcaaataaattagttgaaatatctattAACTTTCTGCAAACATTGGTTACACACTTATGAGTATGGAAACAACAGCCATGATCAAGTATTGGTGTATTGTCAACAGATGAAAAACGATAAAAGAATAGATAAAAACGTgactgataaaaaaaacttgtttcacCAGTTGCATTGTCTGGTGGTAATAAGTCAATGATGTTGTCCATAAAATGTGTAATCAGAAAGGAATTGGCTGCCGACTAGGCCAAGACTCGATCTTGTGGAAGTAATCAACAGGCACTACACCATCAACGCCTTCAGTCAAAATCACCTTGTTGTCCGAAATGTAGAATGCAATTCCATCTATAGAAAAATCAAAAGGTGAAACTAAAGTTTTAGAAGGacataaatattgttaatatacaaaaaaaatttgagttcTAGTACTAAACCTTCAAGAGCTTTCTTGATGTCAAGGAAGATTAGGACGTTAACATCCCTTCTCATGCCTTACGCCAAAATCATATCAAATTGTCATCAGTCCCCAGATAAATGTGCATGTGCAATTATTCAGAAACGGCATCAAAAGTAGCTTACCACTTATCACTTCACCATCTGTTGGCAAGCCACGAGAAAAGTGAACGTGCAATCTATTCATATGCTTTAAGCCAGATGCTAAGATGGATTCCAAATTCTTCTTATAAGTTCCATGCACACACACTGCCATTACAGCAAAACAAACGAACATAAGAAACAATGCGATACAGAACacaagtgaagaaaaaaaacacaaatgtCCTAGTAGTACTGCTTTTACCTGGAGCTTCTTCCGGTGACAATATTGGTTTAAGTAACTTGTCGGATTCAACCGTCTGCACAGAAAGACATAAGCAGAAACTATAAGTACATAGAATTCTCACAGCAAAAATGATCAAAACTAGAATGAGACAAGATAAACTGCAAATCAAGAGTCTTTTCTTACCGTGATGGAGTGGCCTTGGTTAGCGCGGATCAAGAGCTCTCCATCCTCTTCAACGAGGCTAAAACGTTGCTTATTGTCCATTCTCACTGCCTGCAAGTAAACAGCATCATACGCAAACCCCACCACAAAGCTACAATGAAGATTAGTGGAAACTAACTAACCTCTCTAATTTCATCAACGGTATGAGACTTCAACTGAACGTTTGCAGACGTTTTAAGATTCAGGTTAAGCAAGTCTTCAACTTTAACAAAACCATCACCTCTCATGTCCAATCTCATCTCAGTAGCCATGTGTCTCAAGATTCTCGTCctaatcaaaacccaaaaaagagATTCGACTTTAaccttaaaaaatttatactttaataaCGACATCTCGAAATCACTTACAAGAGTCTTCCAAGAGCATCGATTCTATCattgcctcctcctcctcctctgccACCACCGCCGCCGCCACGACCCTGAGGCCTCCGACGATCATTATCTCTCTCgtttcctcttcctctaccgCCGCTACATTCATCATAATATCGAATCAAGACCAAACCTttaatgtgaaaaaaaaaaaaaaaacgttgacTCAGTACCTTCTGCTGGATTGTGAGAAGGAAGAGAAGGCAGGTTTGCTGGAAGAACTGAGATTCGATGAATTCATGAGAGCAGAAAGAGGTGAAAATTCGGGGAAGATGCTCAAAGTTGGAAGTCGAAGAAGCCGACCTGTGTTATACACTGAGACCACGACCAGAGACATTggtaataataaaattagtcaCCGAAGATTAATTCCATAACCGGTTAAATTCGTAAAACCCGGTTCATAACAATCTGAAACATTGGGCTTTTCGTTTGGCAGCCCAGCCCAGTTCTATCACAACTTACCATTTACGAGAGAACTTGATCCAGTGACTTGATTTGCCATCTTCAAAATCTCAAACGCTTCAGCCTCTGTGATTTTTACATCTATTCACAACACCAACAGAGAAGTATGACCATGAAAGGATTCATGATCTCTCTCTATCGATTCCAGTGTGACCTAAACCTAAGGTACTATCAGTAGCTAGAGAA
This genomic stretch from Brassica oleracea var. oleracea cultivar TO1000 unplaced genomic scaffold, BOL UnpScaffold01730, whole genome shotgun sequence harbors:
- the LOC106321472 gene encoding tRNA 2'-phosphotransferase 1-like, which gives rise to MVAPTLLKAAKNAGDRRKLHSRRTFTETSRLPLSSSIRGKLISAGYTSLSSISSTDLAREAEAFEILKMANQVTGSSSLVNVYNTGRLLRLPTLSIFPEFSPLSALMNSSNLSSSSKPAFSSFSQSSRSGGRGRGNERDNDRRRPQGRGGGGGGRGGGGGNDRIDALGRLLTRILRHMATEMRLDMRGDGFVKVEDLLNLNLKTSANVQLKSHTVDEIREAVRMDNKQRFSLVEEDGELLIRANQGHSITTVESDKLLKPILSPEEAPVCVHGTYKKNLESILASGLKHMNRLHVHFSRGLPTDGEVISGMRRDVNVLIFLDIKKALEDGIAFYISDNKVILTEGVDGVVPVDYFHKIESWPSRQPIPF